A genome region from Ligilactobacillus cholophilus includes the following:
- a CDS encoding PD-(D/E)XK nuclease-like domain-containing protein, which translates to MNKENYSTIGEIQLTQSNYYTHETDKQYMSVSLFKDFLKCEACALAKLNDEWQPKEDKTALLVGNYIHSYFESEESHQKFIDENKGTMMSSRGASKGKLKAPYKIADEMIESLENEKLFESFYKPGEKEVIVTGKIGGYPWKGKIDSLRKVQGFFCDLKTTRDIHQKIWNEDTRQKENFIKAYGYYYQMAVYTELIRQTFNIDCQPFIFAVSKQTPPDKVAIQFNSDKARELMDEAMQNIIEKQPHIWNVIKGQEKPERCEQCEYCRATKHLMELVQADEI; encoded by the coding sequence TACTCGACCATTGGGGAGATCCAACTGACGCAAAGTAATTACTATACGCATGAAACAGATAAACAATACATGTCAGTTTCATTATTCAAAGACTTTCTTAAATGTGAAGCCTGTGCATTAGCAAAATTGAATGATGAGTGGCAACCAAAAGAAGATAAAACCGCTTTGTTAGTTGGAAACTATATTCACTCATATTTTGAGAGTGAAGAAAGTCATCAAAAATTTATTGATGAAAATAAAGGCACTATGATGTCAAGCAGAGGAGCATCCAAAGGCAAACTTAAAGCTCCATATAAAATCGCTGATGAAATGATTGAATCGTTGGAAAATGAAAAATTATTTGAATCATTTTATAAACCAGGCGAAAAAGAAGTTATCGTAACTGGAAAAATTGGTGGTTATCCGTGGAAAGGAAAAATTGATAGTTTGCGAAAAGTACAAGGCTTTTTCTGTGATTTAAAAACAACGCGTGATATTCATCAAAAAATTTGGAATGAAGATACACGACAAAAAGAAAATTTCATTAAAGCATACGGTTATTATTACCAAATGGCTGTATATACTGAATTAATCAGACAAACGTTCAATATTGATTGTCAACCATTTATCTTTGCGGTATCAAAGCAAACTCCGCCAGATAAAGTGGCAATCCAATTTAATTCAGATAAAGCTAGAGAATTAATGGATGAGGCGATGCAAAATATCATTGAAAAACAACCACACATTTGGAATGTAATCAAAGGTCAAGAAAAGCCTGAACGATGTGAGCAATGCGAATATTGCAGAGCAACAAAGCATCTGATGGAATTAGTACAAGCTGATGAAATATAG